The genomic stretch TGGTTTCTGCAGGAATGATTTTTACAGAGCAGGGGCGAGGTGCTGGCTGTGGAGTTAGGGCCCTGATGAGTAGCGAGTTCGACTATCTCAGGAGGGTTCCTTCATTCTGAGTCTAAATAGATGACGGCGTGTCCGACCGTTGGCTGGAAGGAGGCGTCGAGTCCTGGGAGCTTGGATGGTCGGGGTGGGGGTTGTGGGTCTGCAGACTGAGCCCCAGTCTCCGCCGTGACCCCGGGCaaggcaggatctctctgggatTCACCTGCTCCTCTGAGAAACCAGGAATGGTGGGGCTTGAGGGCTCACGTttataatcccagggctttgggaggccgaggtgggaggattgcttgagcccaggagtttgagaccagcctgggcaacatagtgagacccccatttccaaaaaagataaataaattagccgggtgtggtggcgcacacctgtggtcccagctacttgggaggctgaggtgggagaatggggtGAGCCAGGAAGGTcatgactgcagtgagctgtgatcatgccgctccactccagcctggccaacagagggagaccctgtatctatttaaataataggccaggtgcggtggctcacgtctgtaatcccagcactttgggaggccaaggcaggtggatcacctgaggtcaggagtttgagaccagcctgaccaacatagagaaaccccgtctctactaaaaatacaaaaattagctgggcgtggtggcgggcgcctgtagtcccagctacgtggaaggctgaggcaagagaatcgctagAACCGGGAGGTGAgtccagatcacaccactgtgctccagcctgggcgacagagcaaggcggctccatctcaaaaaaattaaaaagatccgGGAACAATGAAGGCTTTCCAGATGGGCTGGGCTGGAAACTGAGCTTGACAGACAAGAGTTTGGTGGCGAAACAGAGGACACAGTGCAGAGTACAGGGACGAGGACCATCTGGGCGGACAGCAGGATGGGCCTCAAATGCCAAGGAGAGGTGTTCAGACTGGTCGTCTCCGGGCACTGGGGAGTTATGGAGGGATGTGGAGTTGGGGAGGGCCGTGTCGAGAAGGTGCCCAGGCATCCCCGGCTCCACCTGCCCCATCGCTGCTTGGCTCTGCGCTGCTGGCTCCCCCTCCCTGGCTTGGCCGCAGCCCGGCGGGGGGGTGCGGGGGCGGGCAGGCCGTGGTGTAACCCCGTGACTCTCGTGCCAGCCATGTACTCGGTTGAGATCACTGTGGAGAAGGACAAGGTGACAGGGGAGACCAGGGTGCTGTCCAGCACCACGCTGCTCCCTCGGCAGCCGCTCCCTCTGGGCATCAAAGTCTACGAGGACGAGACCAAAGGTACGAGCACCCCggcccctgccctccctccacccGGGCCAGAGCCCCGAACACGTGTGCTCCCAGCGTGTGGGTCCAGCGTCTGCCCCGGAGTCAGGACCCCGATTCGATGTGAAGCAGATGACGCTGTTCAGGCCAGGGCCTCACCCCCTGCGGCCCACAGCTGGGCTCAGAGGTCGTTCAGCCCTGGGCCCACTGCCCAATCATTCATCCACTCCAGAAAGCTGCCTGAAAGCTGAGCCGGGCACCAGGTACCCAGCCGGGCTCTGGAGGGAAATCCGGAGGTAGATTCAGCTTCTGTCCTTGCCGGGTGGCAAACCGGGCCCTTCCATCTGGAGCTcctaaataattcatttaaataattactGCTAGCCCAAGGgctcatgcctttagtcccagcactttgggaggccgagggaggaggatcacttgagcccagaagtttgagaccagcctgggcagcatagcaaggctccgtctctaccaaaaaaaaaaaaaaaaaaattaccctggcatggtggtgcgtgcctgtggtcccagctacttgggaggctgagatgggaggatcacttgggcccaggaggttgaggctgtagtgagccgtgatcgcaccactgcactccaacctgggcgacagagtgagaccctgtctcttaacaataaaaaaataataaaaaaagaattgctaGAGTGACAGAAGCCACAGAAAATGCACATCCAGGGGGCTGTGAGAAGTCTCACAGGGTGAGGATGGGGCCGGgggaggcttcccagaggaggcaaGCAGGGGCTCATCAGAGACACGCAGTGCATGGGAACCACACCTGGCAGAGCCACAGCccctgcaaaggccctgaggtaggatGGAGTCAGCTGGGCTGGAGGGCTGAGGGGAGCTGGGCTGCAGGGGTGAGGGGAGACGGGCTGCAGGGGTGAGGGGAGACGGGCTGCAGGGGTGAGGGGAGACGGGCTGCAGGGGTGAGGGGAACCGGGCTGCAGGGGTGAGGGGAGCCGGGCTGCAGGGGTGAGAGGAGCCGGGCTGCAGGGGATGAGAGGAGCCGGGCTGCAGGGGATGAGAGGAGCCAGTGTGCGGGGTGAGGGGGagcctggcttcaggagtgaggGGAGACGGGCTACAGGAGAGGGGGGCCAGGCTACAGGGGTGAGGGGAACCAGGTTGGTCAGGGAGTTGAGGAGCTGGGCTCACGCAGGGAGGAGAAGGGTGCTTTGCCTGGAGGCAGGGGGACAGGCGGGGCCGTGTCCTGAGGGCTTTGGGAAGCCTTGGGTGCGTTGGGTCCTGACGGTGCTGAGGTCCAATTTGGTTTTAAGGGTTCTTCCTAGAGGTCAAGAGGCAAACAGGCTGTGGGAGATGCCAGGGaccccaggaggaggagggaagctcCACACTGAAGCcccagtctctctctttctttttctttttctttatttactttctggagaaagagtttcactctgtcgcccgggccgCAGTGCAGCgatgccatcacggctcactgcagcctccagctcctgggctcaggcgatcctcctgccttggcctcccaaaatgttgagaccacaggcatgagtctccacacctggcctctttttcttttatgagatATAATTCGCAGACCATAAAATTCCGCCTTAACGGGAGGCTCATCTGGGCCCGGGAcactgaggctgcaatgagctatgatggcacccctgcactccagcctgggcgacagaccaagacgctgtctcaaaaacaagaggAGAGAAGCCCCATCCCCATCAGCTGTCACTTGCTGTCCCCTCCCCAGTCAGCGTCATTCCCTATCCCCTCCTCAGCTCTGGCACCCACGCATCCCCTCCTGTCTCTCTGGATTGGCCTgtcctggacatttcatagaaatgagatcacacggccgggtgcggtggctcacacctgtaatcccggcactttgggaggccgaggcgggtggatcacctgaggtcaggagttcgagaccagcctggccaacatggagaacccctgtctctgctaaaaatacaaaaattagctggatgtggtggcggacgcctgtaatcccagatactttggaggctgaagcaggagaatcacttgaacccaggaggcggaggttgcagtgagccgagatcgcgccactgctctccagcctgtgcgacaagagtgaaactctgtctcaaaaaaaaaaaaagaaaagagaagaaatggggTCACACACTGCACgtggccttctgtgtctggcGTCTCTCACTGGGCGTGACGTCCCCAGGGTGCATCGGCACTGTGGCCTGGGTCGGAGCCTGactccttttcatggctgaatactattccacgGGTTGGGTGGGCCATGGTGGGTTTATCCCTTCTTCCATCTGTAGACAGTTGGGCTGTTTCTACCCTTTGGCTGCTGTGAGTAGCATGCTGGGGAATTTGTGTGCAAGTATTTGTTCACGCCCCTGCTTTCGAGGCCTTTGGGTGTACACGTAGGAGTGAACTGCTGGGTCTTGAGGCAACTGTGTGGAGCTCTGTGAGGACCTGCTGTTTTCCACGGCAGCTGCACCGTCCCGTTCCCACAGGTCGTGGACGAGGGCCCAgtttctccatgtcctcaccagTGCTCGTAGCCCATTCTCGTGGCTGTCCTGGTGGCGTGACCTGGGGTCTCCCTGTGGTTTGGATTCCCAAAGCCTTCTGTTCTCAGAGGCAGCTTGGCCTCTGCGGTGCCCCAGATGCTGTCAGAGGGGTCCCCGCAGCCCAGCTCTGGAGTGGCTTTGGGGTGTGGCATTGGTGGCATCTCAGCTCTAGCTCTCcccagctgtgtggccctgggaaGTCCCCATGCCTCGTCTTCCGGATGAGGTCCTCACCCCCATCactccaccctcctcagcctcacctGGTCCCGGGGGATTCCAGACCTGCCAGGCTGGACACTGGTTGCTTAGCAACGGGCAGGTGATCCGTTTCCATGGCAGCCGAGGGCTCCAGTTCCTGTCTTGGGGCAGCGGCCAGTGGGACACACTGAGTTCAGTTCCGCCTGATCCAGACACACCCCACCCTCTGGGCCTCCAGCCCAAAGTCATTGAGAGGCCTTGAAGCATGGACTCCCCTCCCTGGGGGCTTAGAAACTGAAAGTGGAGAACACTTTCCTTCTGGTCTGTAGCCAGGAACAGGAGCCCTGACCCTTGGTGGAGAGGAGGCGAGTCCCTGGGGCCCCCCTTGCGTCCCTCCCAACTCCCAGCGTGGCCCAGGCAGCCGTGTTTCTAGAAGGAATTTGCAGGGCTGTGAGCTAGGGCTGGTGTCAGATCATAGCAGGGAGCCGTGGGGTGCTGAAATCCGGTCCTTGGAGAGTCCAACACAGCTCAAGAAATGTCAAGTCAGAGAGACACAGATAAGGAAATTTGGAAAGACTTGAGAAACACATTTAGCAAGATTgattatatgtataaaatgctACCCAGtggagaatacacattcttttcaaacaCAGAACATTGTCAGAAAGTGACCACCGCAGCCCAGGCTGCCAAGGAGGTTTTAGGACTGTTACAGAGTTTGTATCTTCTGCTCCGTGTTCCTCTCCTccctgaaatttaaaaacaccCTTCTAAATAAATTGTGGCTTCCTGTGGCAATCAATCAAACTAGGAATTAAAAACTATTTACACTTGAAAATGAATaacattggccgggcacggtggctcacgcctgtaatcctagcactttgggaggccgaggcgggaggatcacgaggtcaggagatcgagaccagcctggctaacaaggtgaaaccccatctctactaaaaatacaaaaaattagccgggtgtggtggcgggcgcctgtagtcccagctagtcaggaggctgaggcaggagaatggcatgaacccaggaagcggagcttgcagtgagccgagatggtgccactgcactccagcctgggcgacagagcgagactccgtctcaaaaaaaaaaaaagagagaaagtgaatAACATCATCTAACTCAtaggacacagccaaagcagaCCTCAGAGGAAAATGCATAGCCTTTAGGGAAGCtcctagaaaacaaaaataaatgaatgaaactttAACTCAAGTTAGAATGAATGAAAATTTCAATTTAAGATCAATCAAATACACCCATAGATGGGAAAAATCAGAATCCCTgtaatggccaggcatggtggctcacacctgtaatcccagcactttgggaggccaaggcgggtggatcacctgaggtcaggagttcaagaccagcctggccaacgtggtgaaaccccgtctctactaaaaatacaaaaatcagcctggcatggtggcaggcgcctgtaatcccagctactctggaggctgaggcaggagaattgcttgaacctgggaagtggaggttgcagtgagctgagactgcgccactgcactccaccctgggcgacagagcgagtcaaaaaaaaaaagcagcaggcacggtggctcacgtgtgtaatcccagcaccttgggaggccaaagtgggtggatcacctaaggtctggagttcgagaccagactagccaacatggtgaaaccccatctctactaaactacaaaaatcagcctggtgtggtggcaggtgcctgtaatcccagctactctagagactgaggcaggataattgcttgaacctggaaggtggaggttgcagtgaactgagatcgtgccattgcactccagcctgggcaacaagagcgaaactccatctcaaaaagtgaAAGAATCCCTGTAACCTCCAGTTCCCCAGGGTGGGTGGTCCTGTCTTGTAGAAGAGAAACAGGCCCCAATGCGGGGAAGGAGCAGGGGtttggctctgtgaccttggcccAGCTGTGTCCCTTCTTTGAACTTTCATTTTTGCTATCTTTACAGCGGAAATGAATCCCTACTTTTCAGGGTGATCACGTGGGAGCTAGTTGGCTAAAGAATATGGaattacaggccaggtgcggtggctcacgcctgtcatcccagcactttgggaggctgaggtgggcagatgacttgaggtcaggagtttgagaccagcctggccaacagtgaaaccccagctctattaaaaatacaaaaaattagccaagcatgttggtgcatgcctgtaatcccagctactcaggaggctgaggcaggagaattgcttgaactagggaagcggaggttgcggtgagccgagacagtaccactgcactccagcctgggcaactccatctcagaaaaaaaaaaaaaaaaaaaaatcccaattcattcctttccactctttcTTGGTTCCTAATAAATGTTTTTGTGCTTATAAATTTTCCTCATTGtcggctgggcctggtggctcacgcctgtaatcccagcactttgggaggccaagacgggcggatcacctgaggtcaggagttcaagaccagcctggccaacatggagaaaccccgtctctactaaaaatacaaaattagccgggcgtggtggcggattcctgtagtcccagctactcaggaggctgaggcaggagaatggcttgaacccgggaggtggagcttgcagtgagctgagatcgcgccattgcactccagcctgggcgacgcagtgagactccgtctcaaaaaaaattttttttcctcattgtaCGGCGTTGGCTGCATCCACAGATGCCAACAGAGGGCTTTAATTGTCTGTCAGTTCTGACGGTGTAATCTAGGTCGTGATTTCCTCTTTAGCCTGGAGGAGGATACAAGCCTTGCCAAGGTTTCCCTCCTGCCTGAGCCAGgtccctctctctgtccctcctgcctggagctgggtcattctctctgtctctccttgtaCAGTGGTCCATGCCGTGGACGGCACCGCCGAGAACGGGATCCACCCGCTGAGCTCCTCCGAGGTGGACGAACTCATCCACAAAGCGGACGAGGTCACGCTGAGCGAGGCAGGGTCCACGGCCGGGGCGGCAGAGACCCGGGGGGCTGTGGAGGGGGCAGCCCGGACCACACCCTCCCGGCGGGAGATCACCGGTGTGCAGGCACAGCCAGGCGAGGCCACGTCCGGCCCGCCGGGGATCCAGCCCGGCCAGGAGCCCCCGGTCACGATGATCTTCATGGGTTACCAGAACGTGGAGGATGAGGCCGAGACCAAGAAGGTGCTGGGCCTTCAGGATACCATCACGGCGGAGCTGGTGGTCATCGAAGACGCGGCTGAGCCCAAGGAGCCTGCGCCACCCAACGGCAGTGCCGCCGAGCCTCCCACGGAGGCCGCCTCCAGGGAAGAGAATCAGGCGGGGCCCGAGGCCACCACCAGCGAACCCCAGGACCTCGACATGAAGAAGCACCGTTGTAAATGCTGCTCCATCATGTGAGCCGGCCCCCGAGACCCCggcccccaccccacaccacaGACACCCACCAGCCCGGCCCCTCCCGGCGCCTGCCCACCCTCCACCCACAGCCTCACGGGTCCAGGACTTGGCGTGTTGTTACATGTTCCTTCCGAGTTTTCTTTCGCTGGAAAGAGGGACAGGGGCCcccacccgtcaccacgccccgACACTCCCCCCGAACCAGAGCCGTGCACTTGTGCCTGGTAGGAGAGAGACAGGACAGACCCGCTTTTCCCGAGACAAGGACCCCCCATGTCACGGCAGCTTCACAGACGCGGCTCGCGCCCACCGGGGTCCTGGCGGGTGGGACCCGCGGCCTCCATGCGGCCCAGGCCAGCCTGCCACCCTCTGGGCCTCCCACCTGTGCCTTTCTCTGAGGGGACACCCCGCCAGAGAGGGCCCCGGGAGCCGGGGGCGGGTACTGGGGCCTGCTCAGGCCCTGGAAGTGAGGCTCTATGGGGTTCCCTGGCCAAGGCGCTGGCCCCCCAATCTCAGGCAGTTGGGGTGAGGCCGTGCCTCTTTGGGGGCTAAAGGTCTTGGGTGGAGGACAGGCCCCTCTGCTGTGCCCCCATGCCCTGTGTGGGCCCAACCAGTGGACAATGGAGTCTGGGGGAGGGGGAACCCCGGGGACATGCCCCCACCCGGGAGGGGCCGGTAACCCCTGGGCTATCTTCTAGACGGGGCGAACCAGGGGTCATTGACCTGCCCCCCTGCACAGGGCAGGGACCGAGTGAGCCACTCCTTGTCCCGAGCTCCCGCCCCCACTGGGCCCTCCTTCCTCCTGGTGCTAATTTGGGGACCCCAGGGGCCGCCCCCGGCCTCTTCTCCAACCTGCTTGGACCAGGGTCCTGGGTCTTCCCAACCATACCCCGAGATCAGGCCCCACCTGCCAGCTCTACTGGGCTTGGAGCACGTCCGGGCAGTGGAGGGAGGGACACAGCCTGGGACAGGAAGCCTCTTGGGTTGGAGCAGGAGACCCTCATTTGCCACCCAGACCAATGTGAgcctgcccccagccccctctCATTGGAAGTGGCAAGGGGCTTCCCTCCTGGGGGCAGCTACACTCGTCCCCAGAGGCACATTCGTGTACATTCTCACAGACACCGTCTCACACGTTGGCTTTGGACAACCAGGCCCCAACTTGGTCCCTGCCCTAGGGACCTCCAGCCTGGTGCCCAGTGCTCAGGCCGCCTCCTGGTCCAGTCACCACCTGCAGCCTCGGCAGGGCAGGTACAGGGGCCACCTCGGATGGGAGCCTGGGTCCCTGCCTCCGCTCTGCCCCTGGGTGGCTGGGAGGAGAGGCCCTCTCGGGGGTGACCTGGGCGTCAGCCGTGgaaccccctcctcctccctggagTCTGCCCGAGTCCCTCGAGCCGCGAGCCTTCGCTGAAGTGCCCTTGCTATAACCCCCTCTGCTTCTGGTGTGTGACGAGGCCCCCGATGTTCTTGATTTTCCCAGAGAAGCAAATAAACAGCGTGAACAGCCCCAGTTCCTGGAGTTCTTGCCTTTCAACCTGGCGAGGAAGGCGTGGCCAGGCCAGGGGGTGGGGCCTGCCGGCCTTTGAGCCATTaaagggaggctgagcagggttCCGGTGTGCTGGCTTCACCTGCCTGCACCCGCTCACCTGCTGGGCTCACCCTGAGCGCCTTGGGGTGGTGGGAGGCGCTGGAATCCCCACTGT from Pan paniscus chromosome 20, NHGRI_mPanPan1-v2.0_pri, whole genome shotgun sequence encodes the following:
- the PALM gene encoding paralemmin-1 isoform X6 encodes the protein MEVLAAETTSQQERLQAIAEKRKRQAEIENKRRQLEDERRQLQHLKSKALRERWLLEGTPSSASEGDEDLRRQMQDDEQKTRLLEDSVSRLEKEIEVLERGDSAPAAAKENAAAPSPVRAPAPSPAKEERKTEVVMNSQQTPVGTPKDKRVSNTPLRTVDGSPMMKAAMYSVEITVEKDKVTGETRVLSSTTLLPRQPLPLGIKVYEDETKVVHAVDGTAENGIHPLSSSEVDELIHKADEVTLSEAGSTAGAAETRGAVEGAARTTPSRREITGVQAQPGEATSGPPGIQPGQEPPVTMIFMGYQNVEDEAETKKVLGLQDTITAELVVIEDAAEPKEPAPPNGSAAEPPTEAASREENQAGPEATTSEPQDLDMKKHRCKCCSIM
- the PALM gene encoding paralemmin-1 isoform X2, producing the protein MVLAAETTSQQERLQAIAEKRKRQAEIENKRRQLEDERRQLQHLKSKALRERWLLEGTPSSASEGDEDLRRQMQDDEQKTRLLEDSVSRLEKEIEVLERGDSAPAAAKENAAAPSPVRAPAPSPAKEERKTEVVMNSQQTPVGTPKDKRVSNTPLRTVDGSPMMKAAMYSVEITVEKDKVTGETRVLSSTTLLPRQPLPLGIKVYEDETKVVHAVDGTAENGIHPLSSSEVDELIHKADEVTLSEAGSTAGAAETRGAVEGAARTTPSRREITGVQAQPGEATSGPPGIQPGQEPPVTMIFMGYQNVEDEAETKKVLGLQDTITAELVVIEDAAEPKEPAPPNGSAAEPPTEAASREENQAGPEATTSEPQDLDMKKHRCKCCSIM
- the PALM gene encoding paralemmin-1 isoform X5 — protein: MQDDEQKTRLLEDSVSRLEKEIEVLERGDSAPAAAKENAAAPSPVRAPAPSPAKEERKTEVVMNSQQTPVGTPKDKRVSNTPLRTVDGSPMMKAAMYSVEITVEKDKVTGETRVLSSTTLLPRQPLPLGIKVYEDETKVVHAVDGTAENGIHPLSSSEVDELIHKADEVTLSEAGSTAGAAETRGAVEGAARTTPSRREITGVQAQPGEATSGPPGIQPGQEPPVTMIFMGYQNVEDEAETKKVLGLQDTITAELVVIEDAAEPKEPAPPNGSAAEPPTEAASREENQAGPEATTSEPQDLDMKKHRCKCCSIM
- the PALM gene encoding paralemmin-1 isoform X4 yields the protein MEVLAAETTSQQERLQAIAEKRKRQAEIENKRRQLEDERRQLQHLKSKALRERWLLEGTPSSASEGDEDLRRQMQDDEQKTRLLEDSVSRLEKEIEVLERGDSAPAAAKENAAAPSPVRAPAPSPAKEERKTEVVMNSQQTPVGTPKDKRVSNTPLRTVDGSPMMKAVVHAVDGTAENGIHPLSSSEVDELIHKADEVTLSEAGSTAGAAETRGAVEGAARTTPSRREITGVQAQPGEATSGPPGIQPGQEPPVTMIFMGYQNVEDEAETKKVLGLQDTITAELVVIEDAAEPKEPAPPNGSAAEPPTEAASREENQAGPEATTSEPQDLDMKKHRCKCCSIM